The segment AAGGGTTTAAGTTTGTATACCAATGAATTTCTAGAGTTAGTTTTGCAGGGAAAACTTGACAGGGACAAAGCCAAAGAGCTTGCAAAGGAGGTCGATATGGACAATGAGGTGTTGGAGAGTTTGGAGTTTATTGATGACAAGAAGCATGTGAGGAGTGATGATATAAAACTCAAGCCATCCACCAAAGTCAAAATCCTTCCACCGGTGGAACAAGCACTAGATCCGGGAGCAAAAACTCCACCGGACCCTTTAAAGCTAATACATGTCGAGAAGGAGAGCACTCAACTGGTCATTAACTCAAATAAACTATCGAAGAAAGAAGAGAGTGAGTTGATAACCATGCTGAACAAATACCAAAAAAGGATTGAGTGGACAATCTCTGATATTAAAGAGTTAATTTATTTTTGGTTTATGCGCAAAAAGAAAGACAAAGGAAGGTTGAAGGTTCCGTTGAAGGAGGTGGCAAGAAGATTGATGTGTTGGAGAGGCCCACATACTTAGAACGAAGCATACGTAGGGGCAAAGTCGAGCAAACGACTTAAAACAAGGGCAGCTAACCGGGAGGCAACTcgggggtattttcgtcattttttCGTTAAAACATTCCGTTCtttgcaatttttttttatggttttaatgttccaaatgtgtTTTGTCATTGTTtccaaaccaaaaaaaaaaaaaacagatctGGGGATGCCAAAGCATTTCATTTCAAAGAGAGAGAATTTTTAAGTTCAAAAAGTGGGGAATAGCATATAGAGAGCAACACGGGTCGTGCCCCACTTAGGATGAATTGAACATGGGTCGTGTTCATGGaaaaaaacatcatttttcaTCCAGAGAGCAGCACGGGTCATGTTGGATTTTGGCCCATAgtgaacacgggccgtgttcatTAAAAAATGACTTTGACCCATACAGAGAgcaacacgggccgtgttgagTTTTTCCTTATACTCAACATGAGTCGTGTTCGAGCTTCAATTAACATAAAAACCCCCAACACGGGGCGTGTCGATTTAGCCTGTGGGAACATGGGTCGTGTTCGCGCGTCAGACCTGGTGGTTTTTAATGAGAAAAATCGGGACTTTGCCTCATGTATCCCCACAATCACTTCATAACATCGTCTCTCTCCCAACAAAAAACCCTAGGTCCGATTTTCATCAAAACCTTTCAATTTCTACAAAATTTTGGCTTACATCTCCAAAAATGTTTGATTTTTATCATCTATACTTCATCTTCTCCATCCTAAACATCATTTTCTTGCattctaatggtggaattggggGTTTTGACAAACCCTATGTTCGAAAATCTCgtatgattttggtgcttttgtgtcTTAATCTCAAAAAGGGGCAAGCTTGGGGATATTGAATAAGGTCTTTCACATCAAGAACAACACAATCCCACACAAGATTCGATAAATTCCTTCCAATTCTTCACTTGTGAAATTTATGTTCTTGAGTCAAATTGCTTGAAATTGTGGGCATATTGGACTTGAATCTCAATAGGAAATCATTCAAAACCAAATTTCCCGCGAAATTTTGGTGGTTGAATTCGTGTTGACCGGACCCGTCAACCGTGGACTTTTTGACTTATTGACTGGTTGACTTTCAATTTGTCCCAATTTACCTATGGAAGGCGAACCTTCTAAAAGGCTTAGACGCACCAAATCAACCGATCGCCGTACTTGGCCTAGGTCCCCATCGCCTCCACCTAGGACCCCATCGCTTCCATCTAGgtccccatcaccaccacccaagCCGGCTTATGGTGGTGTCGTGTGTCTTGGCCTAATCCAAGAGGGAAAATTTGAGTCATTCCTTCAGCGGGGTCATGCCATCCAAAAGTTTGCGCATGTGCCATCTCTTAAAGAACTACACATTTATAAACAAGTCCAAACGATGTTTCGCAACATAGGATGGCACAGGTTGTTGAAGGTCCACAAACTGAGTTACAAAGTCCCAACAGCTGAGTTTTTATCCTCAGTTTATTTGGACTATGGGATCCTCTACTTCCGTCTCATGAATCACGATTATAAGATTTCCTTGGATCAAATTAATGCCATTGTTGGGGCCCCAACTGAAAACACATTTGGCCCCACTGACCTAATTAGAGGATATTTTGATATGACATGGTGGACCCAACTCACCCAGTTGCACCCATACGTCTCTAGCGCTGCTAAAGCCTCATTACTTATCCATCCCGTGATAAAGGTGGCCCATAGAATCATTGCTTCGCTCGTTTCCCCTAGAGAGGAGCGAAGCACCATCAGTGTGCTGAAGCTCAAAATCCTTTAGCCAATGGCTCATCCCAAGGATAATCTTGTTCCTCATTATGGTCAATTTCTGTGCCACAAACTCATCCGCCTGAGCACATCCCGATCGGGAAAGATTTACTGCGGGGGTATTGTCAGCAAGCTCGCCAAGAGCGCCCAAGTCCGAGCCCCATACCCCGGTCCCCACCAGCTGTCCTTGAGTCCATGCGACTATTCCGTTCGACAGCGGATGGCACACACCACTGGACCGTGGGTCAAAATCATGATCCAAAGCTCCTCATCACACCAGAAAATAAAGGCATTCTTGATTTCCGAAACCCTATTCACATGACCGATTGGCAGATCATTCCATACATCTTCCCCCACTTATACTCCACCGAGGTAGATGAGAAAAGTGAAGAAAATGAGgaagatggtgatgatgatgatgaagaggagGAGGAGCCCCACCATGCTTCTCCCACTGGTGGTGCCAGCTCATCCCATTATGTTGCACCCCCGTCTTATCATCAGCAGTATATGGATGAATTTCAGTCAATCCATACTCGCCTCGACACCTACCAGCAAGATATCGCAAGCCTCACTCAGAGTTTATCTTCCTTCACTACCCTATACACTAGAGATCAAGAGCGCCAATGTAAGCATGAGGAGGACTTTTGGGCTTGGACCCGAAACTCTGATTACTATCCTTATCATCCTCCTCCGCAATAGGTTGTTCTGCCCTCTTCAAGCATCGGGGACGATGCTTatctttaagcttggggaggggtagaGTCACACTAGGTTCTCATCCatcattatatattaaaaaaatatttttaacaatttttatttttatttttattcttatttcaagtttttacacttcataaattgcatgcatattaaaaaaaaacttgtacGATATGATGACACTCTTTACATACAAGTGCTCCATGAAGTGgaaaaacaaaaataatcaaaatgaaaaaaaaataccgaAGCAACCGGATTGTTGTCGAAAGTGTAGAATCAGCTGTCATAACTAGGGGACCCAAACACCGTAATTCGAGACCCTAGCCTTAGATAATAAAAAGAATTTATATTGAAACGTTTTTGGGTGGTAATAACAGCTTTATGATGATTTGCTTctgaatgtttaaaaagaatcttCATCGGCAACTCTGGACCCACAGAACACCGACCTATTTGTTGACACgcgttatgtgacaacccgatatttcaactatatgtaatgacctaaaaagtcaagtattgtaaccacttttgaaataataaaatttacttcgaaaataaaatgtacaaaagtcTCTATTAGATTACCTAGTATGttagatattgtgtcaaggtttatagaaatactaagaacactaaaatccgagttataacgaagaagttatgaccattctaggttttccaacaaaaccggcaacaccgattaaacgaaaaatccgaagtttcaatacaatgatttttagccttaagtatctaaatgaaagttgtagataacattaaaccgtgagcgtacataaaaagaacgtccaaatctgacttcgtataaggaagttatgatttttccaagatccggatatagcagtagacagctaaaaactcgaaatagagatcgagagacttttgaccgaaacaacctaaatgagaattgaaggtctcaacaatagtagcgcaacggcgaaaagtctgacgaaaacggacatcggatgaagaagttatggatttttaacggacttttcgtgtcccggtccgttaaaaataaataattaaaaataaatcaaaatttgccgtcgaagtctaaacgagagttgtagagcatatatttatctacgcatgcatataaagaacgtcgaaaacggagctcgtacgcgaaagttatggattttacaagttcgaggtccaaaatccgaggctgtcaggtctcccacgacgtggcacggtttgccgcgacccgacaagtgactgagggcaTCCAATCAACGGAAGAGGATAAGActtgctccccacgacgtggccagccTTAGCCACGATGTGGCACCCAAAAatccaccctataaatagaactcttggggtgccaggtttaggtgctccattcttgcATCTCTCATGCCGAAACTCTGCGattaagctcccgaagccccggttttcacactcaagttccgaaggaagatTCTACACTCCTGAGattctcgagattcccgagaaaaatcaacttttccaagccgaagttctgctcgattttctTCTCGCTTtctccaatcaatcaagtgagttcatacccctataaactacattttcaaatgttatatcaatgctttttatacacttttaaaagggggggggggaatacaagtaaagacacggttattatcgtgtgtaacataaagtttcactatatactcttttataaagtgaatcatatgtgattcataactactacataggaactttcatatgcaatatatattcttgataacatcttgtcttttagagataaaacatgtttatatatgtatatacaaatcaaacacctTATTTAcactttaagtatatgtgatcatttatttcactttaaatgtgatactttacataacaagtgagcattacactagggtttactaaaCGAAtgaaacacacactttgaaaaactataataggtatagtttacgaggagATCATGAACAtctacatactagaaacactatatcaaagagatattttcatacacaagaacaaatggacattttcatacgtaaatctgttttatactaagttttgtgagacattccatgtactttcgagtatgcattttaagtcctatattatataccatcATCCCTTataggggagcgtgatacttgtgtatagatctatacgggattcataatcccacacctaagttgttagctacagctaggccggtaagcctagggtgacaaacatcataactttccaacgcctgaagaacgttgttttaggcatcctggtcaaatagtatggttataagactcacatggagtattaagaacacattgatttacggggtttttaaAATGCCTTAGCAATTTATTCATAAACTTACTATTTTAGGTatgaaaaacactattgcattacagttttggaacaattaaactaccatcttctatagtagaaaatataggattttctaggaacattgAAACATGTACAAACCGTTTTCAttctatttcatacaaacattgtcactaaatacttatgaactcaccagcttaaatgctgatcaactctttcaaaaccacttgtatttctcagggattcagtaatacaggtaaaatacagcttttgaagaagggacgctgcggcgttagtttaatttcattttgacatcatattgtaatttcttttgaaacaagtacctttcaacaatgtaaactttcaaattatatatatgatggttgtgttactttctttactatgtgtcacaccccaaaaccaggaacggcggaaacgttctggggcggaggacgtcatgtataatatcaacaacaatgtaaagtagtaaacaagcaacaacatcatccattgcattaataaaataattattatacaattgtattctgtcaaattttgataaacactaaagcataaatcaaaatgaaagataagtcttgaacaagctccatcttcctttctccttgcatcggtacctgtctatgatgacctgaggatacaagtaattttgaaagcgagtatcagctttgaagctggtgagatcataagtatttagtgtcttaatttgtatgtaagaatttgtaagtctatgtattgtaagaatttgtaagtgtatatgaattgtaagtgtttgaaaaaccctagaatccctatgattccttctagtatatgaaggtgtcttctaccaagacctaactgttctgtgtgtgtatctcttgtaagagtaagtattttccaaagcataactatcattatccaaaaatatagtttgtacatttatgtttaagtgaggttatcactaaaaatatgtaatgggaaaattaacgtagtactaaaacgtagctctaaaaggactacttcCGTAcgaactaccttaaaccggattttaggctaagacattatgtgataaattgcaccatactgcaggtctggctgtagctagcagcaaggtgtaggattgtcaatctaGCATatatctatatgcaaactcaacgctccccctccaagagactctggccgcaactcaagtcatgaggttttaagtcatgctccgatttaaatcatagaaattaacgtattctcgtatatgtaatgaaatgaactgttctagctgtaatgtacgtgctctctacctagcaagtatagtaatgtaagcgttctagtatagttttatatgttctcgtcctagtatagttgtatatgttctcgtcctagtatagttgtatatgttatcgtcctagtatagttgtatatgtaatgtacagtaatgttctagaaagtattgactcatgaatgaactgactcattgtatgatatcgcgttctagtaatggttctagtatcttcctgaactacccatatggtagcttactagtaatctaagtggtacgtatggacatggatgtatacccttgctacccaaggtcataggatgaactggaaggaccttttatgactttatatgtacacatgatatataactaatatttaaacgaacttcggacgagtatccgatatcccaccagaccgcatctcaaggcgcgaaaaggaaatagggtggatagccttcctaagtcttttaaacatttcttatataactatacatatagaggcatgcaatttataatataaaagcataaataagttttgtaagacatttgaaatataaatattattttaagaaaagatcgacttgatgtcaatctataaaacaatttgaaggcataagtttgataaaacaatttaagtataaggaacatttgtttgaaacacaattgtaaataagtttgaaatatgatatacagagtaagaggtactatgtaataaggagtttaaaacatataaaatgtttataaaaatcatttgaaggaaactgtttggtaaaacggctaatgagtagccaaatcttttgaatgttgtatattaatcacatgtgattgatgtaataactagcgtaattctacttattaatcgcatgtgattaatataatactagcatgattctacttgtatcccccctccccataaaacatttaaaatagtttaaaacattagttaaggggtatgaactcacctgcagtaagtgactggaattgaacgggctgttatcgtacggaaggatcggacaagtgcttggtgtcaagtgaagacttagacacacacaatgatcctaattacatatgaagacatatgtatataaataattagagactaaatcactaattatacaagtataagcatttaaacgcgaggacaacacttttggtcaagtgctaggaggctattgggttgcaacaaaggagtgtaatgcccctaatggaagtttaaggtcaaaagaccatattcattggagtttacagcccaggggagtaagctcctagccgtaaactctcaaccaagtcttaagtggagcttagaattatcacaactctagtggggaattgtttctaGGCTTTAACAAGTTtttgggcaccatattgactcctttggggagtttacggcccaaggaccctattcccttggagtttacggccgtaaaatcccttgggagggttcttatggtgctttcaagtctaaaacatttctaggaacaaatctagACCTTAGTAGTTGGCTTTAGGAGGGTCTATAGCACTAaatggtaccattttatggagtttatggccatggaaccttttgggccgtaaactccttcactAATGGGGTTCTTAgtattttaactagtccaaaactcatctaggtacttgcccaaatagtctcttggcttaagaaaagatttagggtgtcctttgacccctttaaaggagtttacgacccaagaaatactcttggccgtaaacttttGCACACTTGTGTttccatgagttttctaggttctaatcATTTAGGAGTACATGCCAAaataaagtctaagccttagggaaagtttgaaggcattttggaacctaaaacgtggagtttacggcctaaggagcttcttggccgtaaactcccttctagccatgatttctaatggttttgttggtaataagcatgagtttaaggcttctaggtttttgtttaaGACTAAAGGGAacattaggcactcatttgtgccttcacttggagtttatggcccaagagatgttccttggccgtaaactcctaaaactaaatggttttgattgatttctagtctcATATGTTCATACATATcatcctaagctagttacctaacaaggaattgggactagatggcctgtaggccttgttttggaatttacaccccaagaacattcttgggccgtaagctcccggatcttgtcttttggacatgtaaataatgttattaagcatataataagtattaaaacacatttaggaaagtagactcacaatctgggatgaaaaaccgaagatccgtgagagagaaattggcttttctctaattggaattcaactaatgaaccaatttggttcagaattctatttatagtcctgagatttttggcagaacatatttctattctcggaatggattttAATGacttagagtaatggaattacagtgttgcacaaaaccctagtgcatccactctcctaatatctccttaggtgtaaaaccctgaaaactgccaaacttattccataagtctgaattttcactgtaactgctctacttctattggattgaaatggtttgattagaatggaaatttagggttgtcacatcatccccctgttaaagggaatttcgtcccgaaattagaatttaggcaaggaagtatgcacgaatgatcgagacgtgaggaggaaacttcctaatcgattggttctagcgcacttaagtgaaatcgggctctcggttggtattccaatgaaccttcactaactggcgacggtgttgcttcgtccgcttgagctcttggtcgagggtcactacggttctaatacgaaggcgaggatctcgacgagtggacttgcaagagtcctaacgaaagttatggtttcacgatcgagatgcgatgagtagaatgtatgttactgagttcgcagagtaggtctagtttgtgcgaggcacaggaccaaTTCTgctaagaatctcggaggtcctgtctaacttggatttagctttccacgctttacgaagcgtattaagccattcccagagtgagttatcttaaagaacttggtcactcacttggaatctcaaaggttccttttcttgcgtaacttcccagtcaaaggccaccccttgctgggtcaaagtcgtacgagtttctgtagcttgcgaagagttctgaatgaactaaggcggtaggtcggtaagacctggaatctggcgaaaaactgtcggcatctctggtgtcgatgaatgctcaatggttttggcaaattgaaagagtactcaaaatttcccacattactaacagtgtgtcctagaaatttgactcttccatttcaaaactcgtgcctagagaactttgctaaaagttcctctgtaggaatgttaccatgggctttcttcttactacgagggtagataagtaagtcattacatggagaaatgatgactgatcccagtaagaaagacgtaaccctattcatttagctcatgaaaactatgggcgtattggtcctatccgaagggtatcactacggactcgaagtgtccgcatcgagttcggaagatagtcttccagacatccttccctaacactcgaactggtgatattcggatcttagatccatttttgaaagaaattctttccttgcgtttgctcaaccatttcatctatgcgaggcagagataatgatttccaATGAAAATTCTTGACGAAGCcctcgatatccgaggtacatacgatgcaatccgtcgatctctggaagaatatgaccggggttctctagggtgagaaacctagtcttctaattctaattCTGTGTGGTTCTCTTAGTTGTTTGCACTGCTctggtatctccgtgggtgtttaaacta is part of the Lactuca sativa cultivar Salinas chromosome 7, Lsat_Salinas_v11, whole genome shotgun sequence genome and harbors:
- the LOC128127291 gene encoding uncharacterized protein LOC128127291, with the translated sequence MPPKCKDPSVFTVPCKLGNLHVPRAKLDLGASVNVLPYSLFKSIGVGTLSKTGVIIQLADRYLVHPKGVLEDVLVQVDEFIFPADFYVLDMGDDDSPSSSSILLGRPFLKTSKTKIDVYNGTLSMEFDGQVINFNVHEAQKVPSEVQSVNLVNLIEPSTKKGLSLYTNEFLELVLQGKLDRDKAKELAKEVDMDNEVLESLEFIDDKKHVRSDDIKLKPSTKVKILPPVEQALDPGAKTPPDPLKLIHVEKESTQLVINSNKLSKKEESELITMLNKYQKRIEWTISDIKELIYFWFMRKKKDKGRLKVPLKEVARRLMCWRGPHT